ATATATTGAAAACGACCCATAACGAACGCTAGTAATAACGGCAAAGAAGATCAAATTGACTGACATCATCACACCTTAGTTCCAAAAATTCATTCCCACTTTGACACATTCAAAGCACATCAAACTTTATTTTCCTGCCCGACGTCACCATTAACATTAATTGTCAAATTACGTCTCATTAATGAAACAAACCTAGACTAGACGAAGAAATAGACCCTCTATATCATCCCGCCGCTTTTTGAATGCGTGTCACATAATTTCGCCATAGATAAGGATTGCCAGATGAAAAACGTAATAAGAACGGTATTTGCAGTATCTTTAATTTCTTCCGCAACACAAGTTTCTGCATATGATATGGAGAAATCTGAAGCCTTTAAAACACTAAAAGGCATGCCTGATCCTGAACTTTGCCAGCTTTACAAACATCGCGGTAAGACGTTTTTTGATCCCGCCTCTGGCCGACTATGGGCATGTAGCGACGATGGTTGGGCTTACTTCGAATCCAAACTCAATGATCATCTTTCTTGCTTAGACGAAGCCGCTCAATCTGCACAATATCCTGAGTGGAAGAAGCGTCATGGTTTTTACAAGCGTGGGGAAGTGGTCAGCTATAAAGGACTACTCTATACCCCGAGAAACAGCGGTGTATGGGGCTCAATTAAACCAGCAAGGTCTTGGGAATGGTTGATCTATACACCAGAAGATCTTGGCGTAGCTCGATGGGATTCGACTCGTGAATACTCTGCAGGTCAACACATCGTGCATATGGGCATTGAATATGTCGCTCACAGCTACAACGCAAACAAAGCGCCTAACGATTACACTACTAATTATCAGCCTTGGGACAAAATCGGCCCATATATTTGCCCTGAGTCATAACGCTTGCGTCATCAATAATATTCGCGAAAAAAATAGCGGAGATATCACATCTCCGCTTCTTTGTTTCTTTGTTTCTTTGTTTCTTTGTTTCTATGTTTCTTTGTTTCTTTGCAGGGACACATTACCACTCGTGAATAAAACCGTCCCACGTGTAGAACTTACCGGAATGGCTCATATTCATCTTCACTGCGAAGTTAGCAATCCCTTCTGCGCTCTCTTCAGGGGTAATATCCGCTTCCTCACCGCCCATTTCCGTCTTCACCCAACCCGGATGCACAGGACAAACAGCAATATTTTCATCTTTCAACTCTAATGCCAGCACTTGCATTACCTTGTTTACCGCGGCCTTAGAACTACGGTAAGCATACATCCCCGTACTATGACGACTGAGTGCCCCCATTTGACTGGAGATCGTAATAATACGGCCATGTTCTGACAACCTAACATTCGATAGCAATGCCTCACAGACTAGCAAAGGGGCAACAGTATTGATTTCGAGCGTCTCTAGCCAGCCGCGTTTATCGGTATCCTTCAACGTCTGAGCAACGGGCCCGAGAATTCCAGCATTATTTATCAAAATATCGATAGGCAACGATTTCAGCGATGCCGCCAGCTTATTGATAGACGCCTCGTCTGTGACTTCTAAGCGCTTTAACACTAACTGATCTTCGTTTTTTAACGTTTTCAGTGCTTCTGGGGCATGCTCACCACGAAACGTCGCGACCACGCGATAGCCGCGGATTAGAAATTGTCGAACTAGCGCGAGACCAATTCCTCGAGATCCCCCCGTAATCAATACTGTTTCCATTAATTAAGTCCTCGGCAAAGTTGATCCACTCGTTTTAACATTGTAGGTAATCGATGCTTACCCTCCATCGTCAGCACCCCTTTTTTCGCTTCTGCTAACGATAGCCCTACAGCGGTCACATAAAGCGGTTTGCTGCTTTGGCCTCTTAACACTTCACATTTCGAAGGCGTTCCGGCGAAAGGCTTTTTAGCAACCCCGACAACAGGCATTTTCCCCTCTAAATAGGAATACAGGTGTTGGCCGAGACCGGGTTTCTCTTCTTCACCAAGGTTTACAAAGCCATCAACGATAACCATCGAAATCGGCAGTTTCACAGCCTCCATCACCGCCAAGATACAGGGTAGCTCGCGCTTATAAAACGCCCCCGGTTCATAGGGCGCGACGGTATCAATCGGCGTCGTTACTTCCTTGGTCACCGCAGTACTGTCCCAACGCTCAAAGACTACCCCCGCTGCGACGGCGCTATCCTCACCGTATTGCACGTCAATTGCCAAAATCACTGTTACTACCTCGAGTGAATATTAATCTTTAAAAAAAACGGCCAACCAGATGGTCGCAATGGCTGGCGCGGTGGCCACGACTTTATGTTTTTTCCCTGCCGGGATGAAAGCGTATTCTCCAGCTTCTAAATGTTGGTGGCGACCATCTTCATACTGCAAGGTACCAAAGCCGCTTAGTACCATCACCCACTCATTCTCTTCTTGGTCATACCAACCTTCCTCAGGCGACGTTTGACCATAAGACACAATACGTTCAATTCTTACATTGTCAGCCGTTAAAAGATCTTCAAAATGCTCAACAGTCTTGTCCTTGGGCAAATCTTTAAAAAAACTTGTCATGCTAAATCCACTAGTTATTGCGCGATGCTAAGATACGTAGGATACGCAAGAATAGGTTAATAATATCCATATAAAGGGCAGCCGCACTGT
This DNA window, taken from Thaumasiovibrio subtropicus, encodes the following:
- a CDS encoding cupin domain-containing protein, with the translated sequence MTSFFKDLPKDKTVEHFEDLLTADNVRIERIVSYGQTSPEEGWYDQEENEWVMVLSGFGTLQYEDGRHQHLEAGEYAFIPAGKKHKVVATAPAIATIWLAVFFKD
- a CDS encoding endonuclease V, whose amino-acid sequence is MILAIDVQYGEDSAVAAGVVFERWDSTAVTKEVTTPIDTVAPYEPGAFYKRELPCILAVMEAVKLPISMVIVDGFVNLGEEEKPGLGQHLYSYLEGKMPVVGVAKKPFAGTPSKCEVLRGQSSKPLYVTAVGLSLAEAKKGVLTMEGKHRLPTMLKRVDQLCRGLN
- a CDS encoding SDR family oxidoreductase; this translates as METVLITGGSRGIGLALVRQFLIRGYRVVATFRGEHAPEALKTLKNEDQLVLKRLEVTDEASINKLAASLKSLPIDILINNAGILGPVAQTLKDTDKRGWLETLEINTVAPLLVCEALLSNVRLSEHGRIITISSQMGALSRHSTGMYAYRSSKAAVNKVMQVLALELKDENIAVCPVHPGWVKTEMGGEEADITPEESAEGIANFAVKMNMSHSGKFYTWDGFIHEW